One Plasmodium coatneyi strain Hackeri chromosome 14, complete sequence genomic window carries:
- a CDS encoding ATP synthase subunit beta, which translates to MHRFRWMRNAPLRRYSKLGNQFWGKTGGKVSTKTDCTVNGTPLCRHFSSSESANLKKNPSTGMKGTDATAASKRDEKGSSTKMGKISQVIGAVVDVEFEDIPPSILNALEADLDDKKIILEVAQHLGNKVVRTIAMDATDGLVRGQKVLDSGKPISVPVGKETLGRIMNVIGEPIDECGDIKCKKTLPIHREPPLFTDQSTEPALLITGIKVVDLIAPYAKGGKIGLFGGAGVGKTVLIMELINNVAKKHGGYSVFAGVGERTREGNDLYHEMITTGVIKKKKIGNGEYDFNGSKAALVYGQMNEPPGARARVALTGLTVAEYFRDEENQDVLLFVDNIYRFTQAGSEVSALLGRIPSAVGYQPTLSTDLGALQERITTTKNGSITSVQAVYVPADDLTDPAPATTFSHLDATTVLSRSIAELGIYPAVDPLDSTSRMLTPDIVGAEQYEVARNVQQILQDYKSLQDIIAILGIDELSEQDKLTVARARKVQRFLSQPFAVAEVFTGKPGRFVELEDTIKGFSELLKGNCDDLPEMAFYMVGDLEEVKSKAVEMAKQVS; encoded by the coding sequence ATGCACCGGTTCAGGTGGATGCGGAACGCGCCGCTGAGGCGGTATTCCAAGTTGGGTAACCAATTTTGGGGTAAAACGGGCGGAAAAGTTAGCACCAAAACGGATTGCACAGTGAACGGCACCCCCCTATGTAGACACTTCTCCAGCAGCGAAAGCGCCAACCTTAAGAAGAATCCTTCCACGGGGATGAAAGGTACAGATGCTACCGCCGCAAGTAAACGAGACGAAAAGGGAAGTAGCACCaagatgggaaaaatatcGCAAGTCATAGGAGCCGTGGTGGATGTCGAATTTGAGGATATCCCTCCCTCCATTCTAAACGCACTGGAAGCAGATCTAgacgataaaaaaataattctaGAGGTCGCACAACATTTAGGAAACAAGGTAGTGAGGACCATCGCCATGGATGCAACGGATGGGTTAGTCAGAGGACAAAAGGTTCTAGATAGTGGTAAGCCAATATCAGTACCGGTAGGGAAAGAAACTCTCGGAAGAATTATGAACGTCATTGGAGAACCAATAGATGAATGTGGAGACATAAAGTGTAAGAAAACTTTACCCATTCATAGGGAGCCACCATTATTCACAGACCAGAGTACAGAACCTGCTCTCCTAATTACAGGCATTAAGGTGGTCGACCTAATCGCACCATACGCTAAGGGAGGTAAAATAGGTCTCTTCGGCGGAGCAGGGGTGGGAAAAACTGTTCTAATCATGGAGTTAATTAATAACGTAGCGAAGAAGCATGGTGGATATTCCGTCTTTGCTGGGGTTGGGGAAAGGACAAGAGAAGGGAACGATTTGTACCATGAAATGATAACTACTGgagttattaaaaaaaaaaaaattggaaatggAGAATACGATTTTAATGGGTCAAAGGCGGCTTTGGTATATGGCCAGATGAATGAACCTCCAGGAGCTCGTGCAAGAGTTGCCCTAACCGGTTTAACTGTGGCAGAATACTTTAGAGATGAAGAAAACCAGGATGTGTTACTCTTTGTagataatatatataggttTACTCAGGCAGGGTCCGAAGTATCTGCTCTGTTAGGACGTATACCTTCAGCAGTTGGATACCAACCCACTCTATCCACCGATTTGGGAGCTCTACAGGAGAGAATTACCACCACGAAAAATGGCTCCATTACATCTGTTCAGGCGGTTTATGTACCTGCAGATGATCTGACAGACCCTGCACCTGCAACGACCTTTTCTCACCTTGACGCAACAACTGTGCTGTCTAGGTCTATTGCTGAGTTAGGTATTTACCCTGCTGTCGACCCTTTGGATTCCACCTCCCGTATGTTAACACCTGATATTGTCGGTGCAGAGCAGTACGAAGTAGCCAGAAATGTACAACAGATTTTACAGGATTATAAGTCATTACAGGATATCATTGCCATTTTAGGAATAGACGAGCTGTCTGAACAGGATAAACTAACAGTCGCCAGGGCTAGGAAGGTGCAGAGATTCCTGTCCCAACCGTTTGCCGTGGCTGAAGTGTTTACTGGTAAACCGGGTAGGTTTGTCGAATTGGAAGATACCATCAAGGGATTTTCCGAGCTGCTCAAGGGAAACTGTGACGACCTCCCCGAAATGGCCTTCTATATGGTGGGCGACCTGGAGGAAGTGAAGTCCAAGGCGGTGGAAATGGCCAAGCAGGTTTCGTGA
- a CDS encoding Serine hydroxymethyltransferase, whose protein sequence is MFNNEPLQQIDKELYDILADEEKRQKETINLIASENLTNHAVRECLGNRVSNKYSEGYPKKRYYGGNDYIDKIEELCQKRALEAFNVSEEEWGVNVQPLSGSAANVQALYALVGVKGKIMGMHLCSGGHLTHGFFDEKKKVSITSDMFESKLYKCNDQGYVDLDAVREMALSFKPKVIICGYTSYPRDIEYEKFRQICDEVGAYLFADISHISSFVACSILNNPFLYADVVTTTTHKILRGPRSALVFFNKKRNPGIDQKINSAVFPSFQGGPHNNKIAAVACQLKEVKSAEFKEYTQQVLLNSKALAKSLLSKNIDLVTNGTDNHLIVVDLRKFGITGSKLQETCNAINVALNKNTIPSDVDCVSPSGVRIGTPAMTTRGAKEKDMDFIADILEKAIKITVDLQEQYGKKLVDFKKGLPNSADLQKLKQEVVTWAGALPFP, encoded by the exons ATG TTTAACAACGAGCCGCTGCAACAAATCGACAAGGAGCTGTACGACATTTTGGCGGACGAAGAGAAGAGACAAAAGGAGACCATAAATTTGATAGCATCTGAG AATCTGACTAATCACGCCGTGCGTGAGTGCCTCGGGAACCGAGTCAGCAACAAGTACTCGGAGGGTTACCCCAAGAAGAGGTACTACGGAGGGAACGACTACATAGACAAAATTGAGGAGCTCTGCCAGAAGAGGGCATTGGAAGCCTTCAATGTAAGTGAGGAAGAATGGGGAGTGAACGTGCAACCGCTTTCCGGATCCGCTGCTAATGTGCAAGCTCTGTACGCTTTGGTAGgagtaaagggaaaaataatggGGATGCATCTATGCTCAGGAGGACATTTAACACATGGATTTttcgatgaaaaaaaaaaagtatccaTCACGTCGGATATGTTTGAGTCAAAGCTCTACAAATGTAACGACCAAGGATATGTGGACTTAGATGCAGTGCGTGAGATGGCCTTGTCCTTCAAACCGAAGGTGATCATCTGTGGATACACCAGCTACCCTAGAGACATAGAATATGAGAAGTTTAGACAAATCTGTGATGAAGTGGGTGCATATTTATTCGCTGATATTTCGCACATATCAAGTTTTGTTGCATGCAGCATTCTGAACAACCCTTTTTTGTATGCCGACGTAGTTACCACAACgacacataaaatattaagaGGACCCAGAAGTGCATTGGTatttttcaataaaaaaagaaatccaGGAATTgatcaaaaaataaatagtgcAGTGTTTCCGAGCTTCCAGGGAGGACCCCACAACAATAAAATTGCAGCTGTTGCGTGTCAACTGAAGGAGGTGAAGTCAGCCGAATTTAAGGAATACACACAACAGGTTCTACTAAACAGTAAAGCACTAGCTAAATCTTTACTTAGTAAGAATATAGACTTAGTCACCAACGGAACGGATAATCACCTCATTGTTGTAGACCTGAGGAAGTTTGGTATTACTGGATCCAAACTGCAGGAAACGTGTAACGCTATTAACGTGGCACTGAATAAGAATACCATTCCGTCGGACGTGGACTGCGTCTCTCCTAGCGGGGTGCGAATTGGCACCCCTGCCATGACTACCAGAGGCgcaaaggaaaaggacaTGGACTTCATCGCAGATATTTTGGAAAAGGCCATCAAAATAACTGTAGACTTGCAGGAGCAGTATGGGAAAAAACTGGTCGACTTTAAGAAAGGCTTGCCTAACAGTGCTGATCTGCAGAAGTTGAAGCAGGAGGTTGTCACCTGGGCTGGTGCTTTGCCCTTCCCCTGA